A stretch of DNA from Aspergillus flavus chromosome 3, complete sequence:
tttggGTCTCTCGTTGGCACTTGCGGACGTCCTCACCAGGTGAATTATGCAGCCGCGAATAGTTTTCTGGAGGGATTTTCCCAGTACCGACGACAGTTGGGCCTACCATGTTCTGTACTGTCCCTCGGGCCCATTGAAGAAGTGGGTGTTGTTAGTCGCGACCCAAAGATGTTGCAGACAATGCGAGGGGCCGGGATCTGGTTGCTGAGCGAGGCTGAGCTTTTAGAGGGACTACggcttgctcttctcgaATGCCAATTTCCATCATCCAACCTCGAGGCTCCCTCCAAAGTTGGTACTCTCCCTGACAAGGTTTCTGCTCCGCTGCTAGTTGGACTGGGTAGCACCAGACTCATCGCAGACTCCAGTCCCTTGTCGCTGTGGGGCGACGACCTGCGCTTCTCCAGGTATGCGCAGTTGACTACAAGTGAGAGCCAGGAGGGGTCTCAGTCCCGTAACAGTGCCCTCCGGGACTTGATTGCGGGATTCAGGGCGGATCCATCTACTATTCTGCGGGAAGATGCGCGAGCCCTCCTAAAGCAAGAGCTGTGTCTGCTAATCGCGACGTACTCCGTCGCAGCACAGGAGATAGATGCGGAAGAGAGGCTACAGATGCAAATCGACTCCCTCATGTCGATTGAGATCCGAAGCTGGGTTCGGTGTAATATGCAGCTAGATGTCAGCCTCCCGGATATTTCCAAGGCGAAGACATTCGGTGGTTTGTTGGACTTGATAATGGAGCGCCTTAAGGCCAAGTATCTATCTAGTAGCAACTAGTACATGCTGTGGTTCGCATTTACGCCATGGATTTGTGCCACAAGTATATAATAGCCATATCTCTTTACATTTGAAGATAGATACAATGGGAAACATTCAATGAACTAGTTAGAAGTAGGCGGGAATATAACTAGTTTAGATTAGGTGAATCGGGTCAGTTGTAGGATGTTTTGGCCATGGAGGTTCACTTCCGACACCACAAAGGCGCGGATAATAGACCAAAACCGTATGTTCTCCCCATTTGATGTCCATCCCACCACATAGGGTTCTCGTACTTACCGTCTGTGCAGTActatctttttgtttcgCGAAAATCCTCTTCCGATTCTGTGTCCCATAAGCCACATCCTGGCACGCGCCATCTGAGACGACGCAATTCAAGTAGATGGGTTCAGTCACGCCAAacctttcttctccaccgatATCATGCCGACGTGTACATTCTGCTACGCCGTAAAGGACAAACGTTCGAATTTAAATCCACTGACAAAGCGTGGCCCCTATCGCCGGAGGATATTGTACTGCGCCCACCCCCGATCGCTCTTGATCATGACTGACAGCAAGTGGCAGCAAAATTCCTTTCCGTTGCCTATTCGAGTGACGGCTGATGATACAGTCTGTCAGCAAATGAACCAGAGAGCTCGGTTAGAGACCAGTAATGATCCACAGTAGCTTCGTATCTGCCAAGCCCCTCTTGCACAGTCCATCTAGAAGACAGCCCAGAGAATGCCTAGCACGGACATCGAGTTAGACGGAGGGTTGGCTGGAAGAGGCCGTGTGACCCACATACTAGCGCGTTCTAACAAATCTCTGGTATACAGTGGCGCTAATAGTTAGTAACTTACCACCGTACAAGTAGGCGATGTGTCGATGATCTGTCAACATGCAAACTCAAGCGGTCTAGCGATGGTTCAGTGACCCATCACCATATTTTACCTCAGCTCCAGAAGGAGCGCCATGTTCCGGATATCCTTACCTACAGCAGAAGAGGAGCTTCCGATAGTGCGAACTGTGGGTCAGATATATGCCGAGTAGTGCGAAAAGATCGTGCTGATCCCTATGGGGCTCCTCGTATTATCGGTTCcttctaatattaatattgaTCCGCTCCTTACTTATGAGGACACGGCGATCATCGCCAACGCAAAGAATGACGGTAGTTAGTGATAGTTATGTCTATCATGATTATTCCTCTGAGTACTTACCCCctatcttaatatatacGTGCCTGCTCACCGCTGTGTTATATAAATCGAACGTCTTCCCCTCTACCTTTTCCTCTCTATCCTATATTTCATACTCATACTCATTACATCCACTGAAATCGCACGCTAGAAAGAAACCATGAAGGTAAAGAGTCAATACTTCGCAACAGCGAGAAATGCAGCAGTGCTAATAGAGTGTGTAGTTCATCTCTGTTGTCGCTCTCCTAGCCCCCGTCGTCCTGGCCGCCCCGCAGGCGAGGGATGACAGTGGCTGGATCGCACTCATCGAGGAACAGGTGTGGCCTGCCAACTACTAATTACAATTTTGAACCTTTAGCTAACTAACTATCGCTAATAGTGCCCTAATATGTCAGAGCAGTGTGTTGGTATTGCTAAGGAGGCCCACCAGCCGCAGTCTGATATTGCTCAAGTTACACAGGCCATGCCGACTTGTACCCCAGCTTATTTGGAATGTATCCAACTGATCTCAGGCGACGCTTCTGGTATGTGTTCCAGACTCAATAACTCACTCGTACAAGCAACTGGCTAACCGCAGTCCAGCTGTTTCTACTTTTCCGCAAGGCGCCACTCAAGGACACCTCGCTACATGCCTCCAACAAATTGCACCTGATCATTTGAAGTACTTTCTCAACAATGATAGGGCTGATATACCGATTCCGGCTAGCCAAAACTGTGCATTGCGAGAGCTGCACCGCGTAGCGCACGTTGAACTGGGTCCCTTGGCATAAGAATAATAGCTATTGGGAAGATTGCTAGGGACCTCCAAGCTATATAGTTAGGAATAAAGCTGGATGATAGCATTGATCGGTATGTTTGATAGTCTGGAGCTGAAAGCAGTAAAGTAGGTGGTATTATTTTGTCCGGCATTAGTTTGGCTTGCTCGCCGAGCCTTAATAAGGATCGCCATCGTTGAATCTGAAACCCACGTCCCAGTGCCGCCGGACTCTATTCCCGCGCCTCATCGACTAGCCACGTATCTCTCATTCGTGATCTCGTATACCATGCTCTAGGTTCCATACCAGTAAATAGCAGTGGATGTATCGCCGACACCATGACAGCAGCGCCTATTTTAAACTTAGGTCATTTCTAATACTCAGTCTTAGGCAGGTCGCCATTAACGGCGCTGTTCGTGGTTAGACTCATCACCGTAGGCTAGCTGGAATGACTTAAATTTCTCTAGTAGCATTTCGACCATCTTTTCAAGATATAACTTGGGAGTTTCGCTCAGGTTATCGCATAGATAGTTCATCATTTCGCGTGACACGCTCGCGACATTTCCGGTTCGGATCGTTCACGCTCAAGTCGAATGCGCTGGACATTTACTTAAGGAACAATAACTCGCGTCTTGATTGTTTTTGGCTATTGGGGGAGTAAAGTGATGTGGACGATATCACATCTGTTAGCTTCGTGCTTGTCATCGTCATTTAAGAATATGCAGCATGTCTGGTACGCCTCAAGGCAGTCGCGGGATGTGAAGTGCTATCTATCTACAGCTCGTAGGCTAGTCAATGGATAAGTTCCACTCGACGAACGACTTCCATTGTTATAGATTACCAAAGTACCGATCAGCCCTCTCTCCCAACTTACGGGACTTCTCCTGAATACTGTCCTTCTCAAGGACCCCCTCTTCACAGATGAAGGCATCCACCATGTCCAGAGGAACCCATTCGAAGTAGGTGTTCTCCACCGTGACAGACGAATTCTCCTGCTCCGACTTGCTCCCTCTCACCCCCTTCTCTAGCACCTGTATGCCCTTGACGCCGTCGCTGCTCCATGCGCTCGCCACCTCGAATGGATCATTGCCCTCGGTGAGTTCGTCGTCAATTACCCCGGCAAATCCGTTGACTTTCTCCATGTCGCTGAGCACGACAATTCGCACATCTGGGGTGACATGCTTCGCGCTGAGCACCAACGGCAGGGACCCGGTTTTGTTGCTGACCCCCCTGGTGGCGGAAATGCGGTCCGCACCAAGCAAGACGATATCGGCGTCTTTGGCGGCCAGTGCAGCTGATGCATCGGTGTACATGGTGATATGCAGATGTTTGTCGGGGGATTTCGACTGGGATTTGAACGTCGACAAGATAGACGAGGCGAGGCTGGCGCCCTCGAAAAGCGGCCTGGACTCGAGGACCCGTAGTTCAAGTGTTTTGATCCCGAGCGCGTCGTACGCTTCCAGAATACTGTCCCGGATAGTGGAactggaggagatggtgagCATGGTAAGCCGATCCTTTTGTGTGCCACCCGACGAAAAGTGGGATTGAAGGtaggagatgaaggattgCTTGACCTGCTGTGCAGTATCGGCGCGATTCCTCAGATGAAAATCGATCAGAGCCAGGATCCGATCCCACTTCTGCTCAGGACCGGTCTTCTGCTCCATGATCTCTTCTATCTCCGCTAGAACGGATAGAATGGCGTTCTGCGTGGCTGCACCCATGCTTTCTCGTCCGTTTTTGATGAGATGCCACGCCGCCATTCGAATCATCTCCCACCATTCAGCATCGAGGTGATTTTGCGTGTACACGATAAAATCGCGAAAGACCGTCAACGCTATCGCAGTCAGTTCATGCGCGCCGCTCTCATGGTCCGCTCGCAGCCGTTCCAGACCAGTCGCAAGAGCCCTTCCCGCTCGCTCATTGGTTATGCCCTCAAACCAGACTCTTCTTAAACTGTCTTGCAGACGCGGAACGGTGTTCAGGCTTTCGTCTTCGAGCACCGTGCGAGGATCGTACCATTGCCACCCTTCATGTTCCCAGTCAGTGCGGATAGCCTCCTCCCCCTGTCCCCCTTCTGCGGGATCTTTGAGACGGAAAGCGAACGGGTGAACGGTCCATTCTCGACCGATGGACGGGTCGCTGAAGGTGAATGGCTTGCCGGTGCGCCAGAAGCTGAGATCCGATGCGGTGAGGGAGGTTTCTTCGCACAATTCACGCCACGCCGCTGCGAGAGGGTCGGAATCATCGGGATCGATGCTACCGGAGATAGGGGCAAGGTGATGACTATAGGTAGAGTTCTGTTACTATAGTGGTACCAAGAATGATTTGGTCTGAAAGTCGCGTCGTACCGGTACGTTCTCACTTTCTCGCTCCGTTTGAACAACGCTACGGACGGCTTGGTAGGCTGTCCCGGAGGAAAGCGAAAGATGAAGGAAGAGACGACGGCTCTCTTCGTCATGCTGTGAGACTGTTGGGTTCCCTGGGAGCCCTGTTCTTGTGTTGCCATTTCTTTGAGTGTCATGGTCGGGGGTGGAATTGATTCTACCCCGCAGGAGACAAACAATCAACCGCAGACCTAATGGTCATAGGGCGCATTTCACTTGGGATGCCTGTGGGTGGCATTGTATCGGTGAGATAATAGGAAAGACTCGACTGTAAAAATGATACAAGTCTATAAATATGGAAGAGAGATAGTGAAAGAGGGGGGGTGGTATGATTACAAGGTGATCTTGATAtgagagaagaatgaaatgCACTTGGTCAGTGCGCGCATTTAAATCTAATTCAATGTGGTCATGATCACATCACACTTTCTCCATAACCCTAAGTCGGACGCATTCTCCAGCCATGGATTTTGCAGGAGACCTTATACCGtagatataaattactattttgTAGACGATTTTCTTCTATaatgaaaagaaattagCCACACAACAAACCATGACGTCAACCCTCCAGCGAACCCTATACAACTCGACATATCGCCCTCGACTGAACTTGTCTCTCAGCCAATTCAGCAGGCCGAACCTCTATTGTAGTAGCTCCATACACTTCTTCCAATCACCCCCAAGAGCCATGCCGACGTACCCTGGATCGTGTTACTGCCGGGATATCGAGTACGAACTGTCCCTCGCCTCACCCGATGACGCACGGACTTCTCTCTGTCACTGTAAAAGCTGCAAAGTACGCGGACGCTGCAATATGTCCTCTCTCTTTATGCCAACTATGAATTCTGCTAACACGGGAATAGAAAGCTTTCGGAACAAACTACGGCCTAACCGCGAAGATCCCCAAAGACGCTCTCCGACTCATCAAAGGCGCCCCCAAGGAACATGTGGCCGACAATGGGTCTGGATCGCTGATTCATCGCGAGTTTTGTTCCAATTGTGGCAGTTTTATCTGTGAATACGGGGTAGGGATATATGACACTATACCGGCAGGATGTGATGCTAACGCTCGCAGGATGCCGTCAAGGATCAGTTCCGCTACCTATGCGTTGGGTCCCTGGATGATCCCGAAGCGCTGCCACCAAAGGGCGAGTTCTTCTGCAGCTCCAGGGCCAACTGGATGCCAGAGATCCCCGGTAGGTCTTCCATGTCGTTCTCCGCGATGTGTATGGTTGCTAATGAGCTCAGACGTATTTCATAAACAGAAGATTAAGGAGTGAGTAAATGGCAGTCTAAACAGAAGTCGTTATATACATAGGTGGTGTTGTTTATGATGTAAATAGGAAGGCCGGTAGAAGCAAGTTATGATGATACCTCGGTGATGCTACGAACCACCATATCTGGCTGGATCAGCTTGTCCCGGATTGTAAGCGCATTCAGGTAGTCATTACTATCCACCCGCCGATACCCATCTTCTATCGTTTTTTCTATCCCCGCGCTGACGTGACGCTTTGCCACACGGTCCCGTGCTTCTTGCAGGTCCGTGTCGACGAATACACGGTAGTCAACTAGTCGTGCGACGTCACGCCATTCAGGTTCATCCAGGAGGAGATAGTTTCCTTCAATGATGACGATCGAAGCGTCGCTGGATATCATGACACCATCCTCCACTGGATCTTTGGTTTCATGATGGAAAGCGGGCGCATATATGGTTTCGTCGGAAAATGTATCTGTCCACTGCCGTAATTGGTGAACGAAGGCAATGAATCGGGCAGCATCAAAGGTCCACGGCGCTCCACGCCGGATATATGCCTCCTCTCGATTCGGGAGCTGGTCCAGTGTCGCCCGCGACAGGTGGAAGCCGTCCATAGAGACCAGCTCGGTCTGGATACGGGTTTGCCCTGAATTCAGACGCTGTGCAATGGCAGTTGCCGTTGTTGTCTTGCCAGAGCCAGGCACGCCGGCGATGGCGACGAGATATCGCTTCTTGTCATGGGTTTTAGCCCGGTGGCGAATGATGTCCGCGATGCGCGTATactcctcctccatctgTGGGTAACATTAGAAGGGGGGATATACTTTCAAATAAGGTTATAAAAGAACGTATGTTGCGTCAGCGCGTGGCAACTCACTATGAACAGTCGATAACCCCAACGATCCGACAATTGAATTGTTTGTCAAGACGGTACCCAGAACTCTGTATGGCATGGACTCAAATAAAAATACCCATCCATGAAGTATGTCTGGGGGTGTGGAGAGACCGGCCCACAGTGCTCCGACAGCAATGACTTCAATTTTACGGAGCTCTGTCCACCGTCACCCGAGGCTACGTGGTGGTCGCACTTTTTTCCTGGAAGTTGCTGGACAGACCTGAGGGCTCTGCAGCCTTGGAGCCTCGGGTAACAGAGGTCTCGTGTTGAATTTATATGCATGCGCTGACGGCTAGCagaatttcttttatctctGAGTAGCCTTCAACGTAGACCGACCCCCGTATTGTCTGGGCCCGTTGTTTATCCATATTAGTGCAAAAAGCTTAGTGATGACAAGCGTAGGAAGTTAAAGAGCATgtgaaaattatattttttgcAAGAATTTCTTGCTGGGGTATATCCACTCTCCCCTCCGTGGGGTGCATCATCGGAAGGGAACCATATCTTTTATCTAATCTGCGTGAAGAGAAGGGTGATGCCTATCTTATCACGGCGGTTAAGGAAAATGTGTGTTAATTTAATGTTGAAACTCCTCCCACGATCATCCGCTAGTGTCAATCTCCCGTGAGCGCAACACTGTTTCTGTATGTGTGGAGCGCGGCTTTTTCGAACGTCTAGTCGCCCGCAAGGGAGGTAGGGGCGCCACATAGAAGCATAATAGTTGCTCATCCAAGCAATGTGCGCATCGCGGTTGCTGAAGATCGCAGGCAACACCCCGCGATTCACACGCCTTACATGGAAATGTTGAACGTTTTGTGTCCTCGCCTGCTTCTTCGCACCGTCCAGCGTCCGGACTTGGCTCTGACAGCCAAGAAAAATTCCTGTCTTTTTGACGGCTCAGCGGCTCCGCAAGGGCGGGACGGGCTTCTGCGGGACTGATAAACCATGATGACCATAGCCATTGCGAAAAGCGTCGGATGAAACAATGTTTACTGCAGTCACTGCTTCGGAGGAAGGTGCACGACGCGGGGCTATCCACTCTATTTGCCATGATGGTTGGTTTCATCGGACTGATTTCGGAAGAGGGGAATGCGGAACAGGAACCGTCTATGTTGTCACCATTAGGCGGGAATGTAACTTCAACCACCGGGAAAAGGACTCTGCCCCCTGGAAGATTACCCACCGGTCAGGGGAATtatatctcttctctctctctctctctctctctctctctctctctctctctctctctcttttccttcaagCAGAGATGGCCGGGTGCGCTCAACCGTGTATATATAGGGGTGTGGAAGTAGGCCACGGTATCCACGGTATCAGAGATGCGTAAGAGAGTATTGAAGACTCGTTGGATATTGTCTAGCAGTATATAcggagatgaggaagaaatgGGACAGCGCAGAGAGACAAGGGACAAAGAAACGACTTTTGAGGAAAGAACAAAGGGGATGGAATGCCCGAAGAGGGGGTTTAAGGGAATCAACGTATATCCATGGCCCTTGGCAAGAATGACAAGTCACGGTACAAGCCAAGGTCTGGACCTGTGATCATCCATCGTGTGGTTGCTGCCAGCGCATTGATCGTCAAATAGTCAAATCAATGAATTTGCATTCCAGACGGGTAACGATCAACATTACGTCAACCACCTGACACTGTAAGCGTCTCGTATGAGGATACCTGTACCGTACATAGTTGTCGGGTAATTTAGGTCTGTCTGGGTATAATTCTGTCTCGTCTGTAGGTACACCTTAAAAGATAGTCGGTAAGATACCTGTAGGGCTGTGGTATGAAAAGAACCAGTTGACCGGGTAAAAGTTCCGAGACCTCCTATCCAATCGATCCCGAGAAGGACTAGTCTGACTCCCCATTTCCATTTCAGGTTTCTACAGGTGGAATCAAGAACCCACCTCGAAGCGATCTGATTTTATCGGCCGTTAgatttttccctcttcttctccaactgaTGGGGCTGATATTGACGGAGACTAAGTAGAATCAGGTAAACCCAGGGAGACTGTGACGTAATGATTTGGTCTGGCCTGCTAGCTTAAGTAAATAGTATCTTCTTTCGTTCTTCCATGGTTTTAGAGGGCATTCTCACTTTTACGTGATGttgtctatttttttttcttctcctttttccttttcttttctaatttctttctGTTATATTTCGATTCCTGCTTTCTCTTGATGTATCGTCCGCTATCGGACAGACATCGACCAGGCCTTGTCGGACACACATCCATGTCCGGTGCCCCTTGATTTGTGCATTATTCGCGCAATTTGACGTTGCTGCAGGTCCAAGCGGCCACGCCACATTGACAGGGCTTTGTTCTGACCACCCTATAAGATCCCTTCTTAATCTTCACTACCAAACAACACGAGTAATGATTGACTTGGTCTATCACTTTCCCCCCCCCACGTCGTTCTCAAGTAACACGGGTAATGAAATTTATTCCGAAGTATTGGACGGTAATTGGCCGCCATCGAGACTAACATTAGAAGCACAGACATTCCTCCCTTCCCCGGCGGATAAGCTTTCCCCGTAATTGAATCTCAGTAGGTACATCTATCAATAGAATTGCCCTTTCCTTGTGCTCACATGTCCTGGCCAAGAAACCTGGAGGTATCACTGCAACTACTGAGTAACGTTGACTATTTCAGGCGGACCCCACCGACTGTGTGAAGTATACTCCAACTGTAATATCGTGAAAGGGCAAGACAATGCTCCATAACGCGGCTGTACCCGATCCCAGTACTACTCACAGTACTTACAATAAAGTATGGAACATTTACCCCAAAGCCCGCGAGGTTCGAGACCGCAACTCGGGACCCGGAACAGCGCATCTCGGATCGTGTAACGACAGTATTGTGACACTTGAAATCAAAGTCAAAGACTTGCACTTGGTATTATTTCCTAATTCGTTAGAGTTTATGTGTCACGGAATCCGGCAACTCCTTCGAACTTCCCCGCATGCGCCATTCGGGTAGtatatattacttttttggTAGCACACAATCAAACTTTCATCACTGGACGAGAACTTGTAACGTCACACAGACGCGAGTCATGTAATCACATCACGTGGGTCATTCACCCGACTGAGGCAATATTGTACTGTACACCTGTCACATTGCAATAACAATTATAATCACTCCTCCAGTGGGTGCACTGCATCTGAATCTGTGTCTCTGGTTGTATCAGGTGGCCGGGAATCGAAATGAACACTTACTATATCAGTATGCAACGATCAAAAGCCTCAAGAATGGAACTGCTCACACCCTGAATCCTTCCACTGTGCGTGTCGGCTCGTTATTCTGCTGATCAACCGCATGCGACTCTTCCAAAGTTTGTGGTTCATCGTCGTGTATCTCCTCGGCGTCTCGACTTCCTTCAGACGCACGGCGACTTCTCAGTGCACTATTGGAGTCGACATCGTTAACGTTG
This window harbors:
- a CDS encoding translation initiation factor eIF-2B subunit family protein (hypothetical protein Ao3042_08711), which produces MTLKEMATQEQGSQGTQQSHSMTKRAVVSSFIFRFPPGQPTKPSVALFKRSEKVRTYRHHLAPISGSIDPDDSDPLAAAWRELCEETSLTASDLSFWRTGKPFTFSDPSIGREWTVHPFAFRLKDPAEGGQGEEAIRTDWEHEGWQWYDPRTVLEDESLNTVPRLQDSLRRVWFEGITNERAGRALATGLERLRADHESGAHELTAIALTVFRDFIVYTQNHLDAEWWEMIRMAAWHLIKNGRESMGAATQNAILSVLAEIEEIMEQKTGPEQKWDRILALIDFHLRNRADTAQQVKQSFISYLQSHFSSGGTQKDRLTMLTISSSSTIRDSILEAYDALGIKTLELRVLESRPLFEGASLASSILSTFKSQSKSPDKHLHITMYTDASAALAAKDADIVLLGADRISATRGVSNKTGSLPLVLSAKHVTPDVRIVVLSDMEKVNGFAGVIDDELTEGNDPFEVASAWSSDGVKGIQVLEKGVRGSKSEQENSSVTVENTYFEWVPLDMVDAFICEEGVLEKDSIQEKSRKLGERADRYFGNL
- a CDS encoding Mss4-like protein, translated to MTSTLQRTLYNSTYRPRLNLSLSQFSRPNLYCSSSIHFFQSPPRAMPTYPGSCYCRDIEYELSLASPDDARTSLCHCKSCKKAFGTNYGLTAKIPKDALRLIKGAPKEHVADNGSGSLIHREFCSNCGSFICEYGVGIYDTIPAGCDANARRMPSRISSATYALGPWMIPKRCHQRASSSAAPGPTGCQRSPTYFINRRLRSE
- a CDS encoding putative panthothenate kinase (unnamed protein product), with amino-acid sequence MEEEYTRIADIIRHRAKTHDKKRYLVAIAGVPGSGKTTTATAIAQRLNSGQTRIQTELVSMDGFHLSRATLDQLPNREEAYIRRGAPWTFDAARFIAFVHQLRQWTDTFSDETIYAPAFHHETKDPVEDGVMISSDASIVIIEGNYLLLDEPEWRDVARLVDYRVFVDTDLQEARDRVAKRHVSAGIEKTIEDGYRRVDSNDYLNALTIRDKLIQPDMVVRSITEVSS